A region of Paenibacillus sp. 37 DNA encodes the following proteins:
- a CDS encoding DUF6385 domain-containing protein has protein sequence MPNFTTFNTNPDNLRTLIFGQDSTGTAQPVRTDTSGNVVGIILDGTISNISGLTTVTINAGTITNILNGTITSVLGATITAGTINSVLGATVTAGTLTNLLNGTITSVLGATITAGTITSVLGATVTAGTLTNLLNGTITSVLGATITAGTITSVLGATVTAGTLTNLLNGTITSVLGATITAGTITSVLGATVTAGTLTNLLNGTITSVLGATITAGTITSVLGATITAGTITGILGATITAGTLTNLLNGTITSVLGATITAGTLTNLLNGTITSVLGATVTAGTLTNLLNGTITSVLGATITAGTLSSVTSISQKSFQESQLISTPTANTFTALPAVTTSVFGTYSFFVYNRGPGVNRVDALVEISANGTNWYTDVTTVTGILSGSVDVLVPQRFLKYTRLSYRSSLIGAPSTIDVFFNGQGT, from the coding sequence ATGCCTAACTTTACGACGTTTAATACGAATCCGGATAATCTAAGAACGTTGATTTTCGGCCAGGATAGTACAGGGACAGCCCAGCCTGTCAGAACCGATACGAGCGGGAATGTGGTTGGCATTATTTTGGACGGGACCATTAGTAATATCTCAGGTCTGACTACCGTTACAATTAACGCAGGAACCATTACCAACATTCTGAACGGAACGATTACGAGTGTACTTGGAGCGACCATCACGGCAGGTACGATTAATAGTGTGCTGGGAGCCACCGTAACAGCCGGAACACTAACGAACTTGCTGAATGGTACGATTACGAGTGTATTGGGAGCAACGATTACCGCAGGAACGATCACGAGTGTGCTCGGAGCCACGGTGACCGCAGGAACGCTGACCAACTTGCTGAATGGTACAATCACAAGTGTATTGGGAGCGACGATTACCGCAGGAACGATCACGAGTGTGCTTGGAGCCACGGTGACCGCAGGAACGCTGACCAACTTGCTGAATGGTACAATCACAAGTGTATTGGGAGCGACGATTACCGCCGGAACGATCACGAGTGTGCTCGGAGCCACGGTGACCGCAGGAACACTGACCAACTTGCTGAATGGTACAATCACAAGTGTATTGGGAGCGACGATTACCGCCGGAACGATCACCAGTGTGCTTGGAGCAACGATTACAGCGGGTACCATCACAGGTATACTCGGAGCGACAATTACAGCCGGAACACTGACGAACCTGCTGAATGGTACGATCACGAGTGTATTGGGAGCAACGATTACCGCAGGAACACTGACAAACTTATTGAACGGAACCATCACAAGCGTACTTGGCGCAACCGTGACTGCAGGGACGTTGACAAACCTGCTGAATGGTACAATCACCAGCGTGCTAGGTGCTACAATTACCGCGGGAACACTTAGCAGTGTGACGTCCATTTCACAGAAGAGTTTTCAGGAGTCCCAACTCATAAGCACCCCGACCGCAAACACCTTCACAGCGCTCCCAGCGGTTACGACCAGTGTATTTGGCACGTATTCTTTCTTTGTATATAACCGGGGGCCGGGTGTAAACCGGGTAGATGCTCTTGTTGAGATCAGCGCCAACGGAACGAACTGGTACACGGATGTAACGACGGTAACAGGCATTTTGTCCGGGTCAGTCGATGTATTGGTTCCGCAGCGTTTTCTCAAATACACGCGTCTTTCCTACCGCTCCAGCCTAATCGGTGCACCAAGCACGATTGATGTGTTCTTCAATGGACAAGGCACATAA